DNA from Streptomyces sp. NBC_01476:
CAGGGCGCCGGCGCCGCTGAGCGACACCTCGATGAGCGCGACGCCTTCCTCGGCCAGCGCGACCACCGACCGGAAGGAGGCCTCGGGGTCGGTGCCGCGCACGATCGCGACGAGCCGGTGCGTACGCAGTGCGGCGAGCAGGTCCATCTGCGGGGGGCCTTTCTACGGGGCGGGGAACGGCGGTCGGCCGCGGGGGCGGTGACGCGGGACCGGGGTCAGGGCGACGCGGCGGGCAGGAGTGGCCGGCCGCGGGACGCGGGGACAGCGGCAGAGCCGGGGTCGAGGACGGGACGAGGGCGAGGCGGGGTCAGGGCAGGGGCGAGGGCTGGGGCAGGGACGAGGGCAAGGCGGAGTCAGAGTGAGGACGAGGGAACGAGACGGCGTCAGGGCGAGGGCGGGGGGACAAGGCAGAGTCAGGGCCGGGACGGCGGCGAGGCGGTGACCGTCAGCCGCCACCGGACCTCGCCCGTGTCCGGGACCCGGGCCGCGTCCTGCTCCCCCGCCGCCGCCAGGTCGAAGACCCGGCCGAGCATCGGCTCGACGCCGATCGAGCGGTACGGGGCGGTCTCGGGGAAGCCGCCGAGGTTGCGCCACAGCGCGACGGAGGCCGGCTGGTCCGGGGCGTCCAGGGTGAAGCGGAGAGCGTCGGCGCCGTCCCGGACGGTCGCCTCCGCCGTGGCCACGATCGCGCCCAGCGCCGTACCGTCGTCCGGTCCGAGCCGGTCGAAGCGGGCACCGCCGGCCGCCACCGGCCAGGTGAAACCGTCCCAGTGGGCGCCGCCGTCCGGATAGCAGCGGCCGGGGGTGCCGTCCGGGACGGTGATCCGGCCGTCGGGGGAGACGTCGAGCAGCGCGTGCGCCGCCCACAGGAAGCGGTAACCGGGGGCGGCGGTCAGCCGGTAGTCGGCGACCACGGCACCGGGCAGCTCCCGCAGCCTGCGGGTGAGCCGGAAGTCGGGGCACCGCACCGATGCGGCGCCGTCCGCCACCGACCAGGGCCTGCTCCAGGCGTCGCCGTGGTCCGGGGTGCCCCGGACGGTGGGAACGCACTCCTCCAGCCCGCCGGCGTCGGCGAACGCGTCCCCCGGCGAGACTCCCGCCCGGCGGGGCTCGTCGCGGTGCCACAGCCACTCCCGGGCGCCGACCCGCAGCGACGTCCAGCGCCCGCCGAGCCCCGGTTCTGTGATCACCCGCACCGGACTCACCATTCGGCGAACGACCCGTCGGGGTGCCGCCACACCGGGTTGCGCCAGGCGTGCCCGGCGCGGTCGGCGGCACGGACCGCGGCCTCGTCGACCGTGATGCCGAGGCCGGGCAGCGCGGTGCGGCGGGCGTGGCCGTCGACGAACCGGAAGGGTTCGGTGTCGACCAGGTAGGACAGCAGGTCGGCCTCCTTGTTGTAGTGGATGCCGAGGCTCTGCTCCTGGATGAGGAAGTTCGGTGTGCAGAAGGCGACTTGGAGGCTCGCGGCGAGCGATATCGGTCCCAGCGGGCAGTGCGGGGCCAGTTGCGCGCCGAAGGTCTCGGCGAGTGCGGCGATCCGGGTCACCTCGGTGATGCCGCCGGCGTGCGACAGGTCCGGCTGGGCGACGGCGATGCCGGCGCTGAGCACCGGCAGGAACTCGGCCCGCCCGTAGAGCCGTTCGCCGGTGGCCAGCGGCACCGGGGTGGACGCGGCGAGCGACGCGGTCAGATGGCCGTACTCGGGCAGCAGCGGCTCCTCCACGAACAGCGGGTGCAGCGGGGCTATCGCGTGCAGCACCCGCCGGGCGCCGGCCGGGCTGAACCGGCCGTGGAAGTCGACCGCGACATCGCGGTCCTGGCCCAGCACCTCGCGGGCCGCGGCCACCCGGTCCACCACGGCGGCGGTGCCGGCCGGTGAGGTGAGCGGGTCGGTGCGGCCGGCCGCGTTCATCTTGACCGCGGTGAAGCCGGCCTCGATCTGGGCGGCTATCTCCTCGGTGAGCCGGGCCGGTTCGTCGCCGCCGACCCAGGCGTAGACCCGTACCGCGTCGCGGACCGGGCCGCCGAGCAGGGCGTGCACGGGGGCGCCGTACGCCTTGCCCGCGATGTCCCACAGGGCGTGGTCGAGGCCGGCCACCGCACTGGAGAGCACCGGGCCGCCGCGGTAGAAGCCGGCCTTGGTGAGCACCTGCCAGTGGTCCTGGATCCGCAACGGGTCCTGGCCGATGAGGTGTTCGGAAAGGACCTCGACGGCGGCGCGGACCACTTCGGCCCGGCCCTCCACCACCGGTTCGCCCCAGCCGACGACCCCGTCGTCGGTCTCGATCCGGCAGAAGAGCCAGCGGGGCGGTACGAGGAAGGTCTCGATGCGGACGATCTTCACCGGGCGCCCTCCACCGTGGCGTCGGTGCCGTGGACCAGGTCGAGGTCGCGCACGGCCTGCTCCAGCAGGGCCCGCATGGCGGCCTCCGCGGCGTCCGGGTCCTGGTCGCGGACCGCGTCGAGCACGGCGCGGTGGCTCGGTACCGGGTCCTCCCCGTGCGGTGAGCTGTGCACGATCTCGTCGCGGTGGGCGAGGCCGGACTCGATCACCATCTCCATCCGTTCCAGCAGTTCGTTGTGGGTGGCGGCGAGCAGGGCGCGGTGGAAGGCGAGGTCCGCCTCGACGGCGTGCGCGGGCCCGCCGTCCTGCTCGCCCATCGCGGTGAGCGCCGCGTCGAGGGCGGTCAGGTCGGTGTCGGTGCGGCGCAGCGCGGCCAGCCGGATCGCGGCCGGCTCGATGATGCCGCGGACCTCCCCGAGGTTGCGCAGCAGCGCGAGGTCGGCGCCCGCTCCGGTGCCGCCGGCGAACTGCCAGCGCAGTACGTCGGCGTCGAGCAGGTTCCAGTCGGCACGGGGCCGTACGAAGGTGCCGCGTTTCTGCCGCGCGTCCACCATGCCCTTGGCCGCCAGCACCTTCAGCGATTCGCGCAGCGCGGTCAGACTGACGTCCAACTCGCTCTGCAGCGCTACGAGGTCGAGGGTCGCGCCCTCGGCGATCTCACCGCTGAGCACCCGGCGCGCGAGGGTCTCCACGGTCTGGCCGTGCACTCCGCGGCGCGCGTATGGCGTCATGTCGTTCTGCCTTTCTCCATGTCGGGTGCCATGTCAGATGGCGTGCCGGGCGGGTGGGGCGCCGGTCAGGCGGATGCCTTGACGACGCTCCAGCCGCCGTCCACCAGCAGGCTCGATCCGGTGATGTACGACGCTTCGGGGGATGCCAGGAAGGCGATGGCGGCGGCTGCCTCGTCGGGTCTGCCGAAGCGGCCGGCCGCGGTCTCGGCCACGGACTTGTCCCGGTCCTCCTGCGGCACCCGGTCCCAGGCCGCGGTGAGGATCGGCCCCGGCAGGACGGCGTTGACCCGGACCTCGGGCCCGTACTCGACCGCGAGCTGCCCGGAGAGCGAGAGCAGGGCGCCCTTGGAGGCGGCGTAGGCGGGGTGGCCGGGGATGCCCTTGTGGGCGTGGACCGAGGAGGTCAGCACGACCGCGCCTTCGTTGGCGCGCAGGTCGGGCAGGAGCGTCTTGAAGCCGAGGAAGCCGCCGGTGAGGTTGACCGCCAGCTGCCGCTCCCAGGAGGCGAGGGTCATCTCACCGGCCGGTGTGACGTCCACCGTGTACGCGTTGCTGACCAGCACGCCGACCGGGCCGAAGGTGTGCGCCGCCGCGGCGACCCGGTCCCACGCCTGCGGTGAGGAGACGTCAGCGGTGACGAAGGCGGCCCGGCCGCCGCCGGCCCGGATGCCGGCCGCGACCGCTTCCCCGCTCTGCTCGGCGACGTCGGCCAGGACCACGGCCGCGCCCTCGGCCGCCAGACGCTGCGCGGTGGCGGCGCCGATCCCGGAGGCGGCGCCGGTGACGACTGCCACCCGTCCGGTGAATCGGGCTGCGGTGACGTTCATGTGGCGGTTCGTCTCCTCGGGGTGGGCGCTTCTCGGCGACTTTAGTGAGGTGCTCGGTGCTGGGCCGGGAGGTCTCATCGCCCGGTCGGGTCCAGCAGCTCGATCAGGTCGGCGTCGTACGTCGCGGTCCACGCCAGCGGCAGGCCGTAGTGGAGCAGATGGGCGCCGCTGTACTCGGTGCCGGTGGCGGTGTCCCGGTAGCGGGCGGCCGGGTCGAGGCCGCGCAGCCGCAGCCGGGCCGGGCGGCCGGGGACCAGGGGCGCCCCGTCGAGCCGGCCGGTGCTCCAGGCGGCGACGACGGTACGGCCGCCGCCGGGTGCGTCGTACTGCACGCCGCAGGTGGCGTCGGTGGGGGCGCCGAGCAGCCGGGCCTGTCCGTGGTGGATCACCTCGCGCAGGTGCTTGTACCGGGCGACCCAGGCGGCGGCCTCGGCGCGCTGCCCGGCGCTCCAGTGCCGCAGGTCCGCGCCGATGCCGAGCACGCCGGCAGCGGCGAGCACGAAGCGGAAGGCGAGCGAGCGGGGCCGCGGGTCGAAGACGCCGGGGGCGTCGGTGACCCAGCTGCTCATGGTGTGCGGGGCGTGGGCGTGCAGATAGCCGTACTGGATGGCGAGCCGGTCCAGCGGGGCGGTGTTGTCGCTGGGCCAGACCACGTCGGTACGGGCCAAGGTGGCGTGTTCGATCCGGGCGCCGCCGCCGGCGCAGCCCTCGACGGTGACCTGCGGGTGGCGTGCCCGCAGGTGGTCGAGCACCCGGAGGTAGCCGGCCACATGGGCGGCGTCCAGGTCCTGCTCCCCCGCGGGTCCTGCGCCGGGCCGGCCGCGTTCGGTGGGCGGCCGGTTCATGTCCCACTTCAGGTAGCTGATGTCGTGGCCGCCGAGCAGTGTGTCGAGGGTGCCGATGACGAAGTCCTGGACGTCCGGGCGGCCGAGGTCGAGCAGCAGCTGCTCGCGGACCAGGGTGGCGGTGCGCCCCTCGGTCCGGTAGACCCAGTCAGGGTGCTCGGCGTACAGGCGGGAGGCGGGGCTGACCGCCTCGGGTTCCACCCACAGGCCGAAGTCCATCCCGGTGGCGCGGACCTGGGCGATGAAGTCGTCGAAGCCGGCCGGGAAGGCGGCCGGATCGGGCTGCCAGTCGCCGAGGCCGCCCTTCTCGTCGAGCCGGCCGGTGAACCAGCCGTCGTCCACCACGAAGAGTTCGACGCCCATCCCGGCGGCGATCCGGGCGAGTTCGAGCTGCGCGCCGGCCTGGACGTCGAAGCCGGTGGCCTCCCAGGAGTTGTAGAGCACCTTGCGGGTCCGGTGCAGCCTGTCGCCGGCCAGCTGCCGCTCGTAGCGGTGCCAGACGCGGGACAGGCCGTCGAGTCCTCCGGGGCTGAAGGCGCAGGCGAGCCGCGGGGTGGTGAGCGCTCCGCCGGGGCGCAGCAGGACGGCCCCCTCGTGGGGGACCCGGCCCGCTCTGATCCGGACCGCGCCGCCGGGTTCGGCGTCGGTGGTGATGTGCCAGTTCCCCGACCACTCCAGGGCGAGGCCGTAGGCGGGGCCGTCGGTCTCGGCGGCGTCCTGGACGGCGAGCCAGGGGGCGTAGGCGTGCCCCGGGGTGCCCTGGGTGGAGGCCATCTCGAACCGGCCGCGGACCAGGTCCAGTTGGTGGCGCTGGAACTCCTGCGCCCACTGCCCGGCGAGGTAGGTCAGCCGCGCACCGGCCCGCACGGGGACGTTGACGGCGGCGGAGTCGAGGTTCTCCAGGTGGAGTTCTTCGGCGCCGAGGTTGGTGAACTCGGCCCAGCGCAGGATCACATCGGTGCCGGGCACAGCCGCGTAGTGGAGCGCCACCCGCAGTCCGGTCGGCTCGTCGGTGAACTCCAGCCGCAGCGTGCGGTCTTCGTCACCGCCGGCGCCGGTGAAGGTCCACCACAGGCCGCGCTCGCCGCCGGGCCGGCGGACGGTGAGGTCGGCGCCGGTGAACGGCCGCAGCCCGTAGGGGAGGTACTCGGCGGGTGCCGCGTCGGCGGGGGTGATGAAGTGGGTGCGCCGGGTGGCGGGCAGCACCGGCGGCCCGGTCTCGGCGCCGTGCGGTCCCCAGGCGGCGAGTTCCGCCCACCGGCCGCCGTCCGCGAGCCGTACCGCGTACACGGTGTGCTCGGTGCGCAGCAGCCACGGGCCGGCCGGGAACTCCTGTGGGGCGATGGTCACTTGACGGCTCCGAGGTTGAGTCCGGCCACGAAGTGCCGCTGGAAGCGGAGGAAGACCAGGACGGTCGGGGCGGCGGCGATCACCGAACCGGCCGCGATCACGTTCCACTGCGAGACGTACTGGCCCTGCAGGCCGAGCAGCGAGGCGGTGATGGGCATCTTGGTGTCGCTGCGCAGCACGGTGATCGCCCAGAGCAGGTCGTTGAAGATCCAGGTGAACGCCAGGGCGGTGAGCGCGGCCAGCGCAGGACGGGCCAGCGGCAGGATGATCCGGGTGTAGATCTGCCAGGGTCCGGCGCCGTCGATCACCGCGGCCTGCTGGATCTCCGGCGGGATGGCCCGCATGAAGCCGTGCAGGACGAAGACGTAGAAGCCGACGCCGAAGCCGACCTGGACGCCGATCAGCGCGTACAGCGAGTCGTAGATGCCCAGGTGCTCGCTGAGTTTGGAGACCGGGATCAGCAGGATCTGCGGGGGCAGCAGATTGCCGCTGAGCATCAGCAGCAGCAGTACCCGGCGCAGCGGCACGTCGTAGCGGCTCAGCGCGAAGGCGGCCATCGAGGCGAGCAGCAGGGACACCAGCACGGTGGGGACGGAGACGAGCAGGCTGTTGATCAGGGCCTGTTGCTGGCCGCCGTCCACCCATGCCTGGCGGAAGCCGCCGAGGGTGAAGGAGTGCGGGGCGCTGCCGAGGCCGTGTCCGGCGATGTCGTCGAACGAGCGGGTGGCGGTGATCAGCACGACCGCGATGGGCACCAGCCACAGGGCGGAGATCAGTCCGGCGCTGGTGTGGAAGGCGACGGTGCCCCAGACGCGGCGCCGTCCCCTGGTGGTGCGCGGCGGGGCCGGCCGGGTGTCCGCGCCCTGCTCGGCGGCGGGGGCGGCGGCGTGGGTGACGCTCATCAGTCGGCCTCCTTGAACGCGCGGACCAGGTAGGAGGCGATGACGCCGAAGGCCAGCACGAAGATGACCACGGCGAGCGCGGAGCCGTAGCCGAGCCGCAGGGACTGGAAGGCGGTGGAGTACATGTAGGTGCTGAGCAGTTCCGAGGAGTGGTACGGGCCGCCGCGGGTGAGGGCCCAGACGACGTCGAAGGAGCGCAGACTGTCGATGATGATCACCGACAGGACCACGGCGTTGACACTGCGCAGCTGCGGGAGGGTGATGTGCCGCAGCTGCTGCCACTTGCTCGCGCCGTCCACCTTGGCGGCCTCGTAGAGCGCCGGGTCGATGCCCTTGAGGCCGGCCAGGTAGAGCACCATGACGTAGCCGATCTGGCGCCACAGCGCGGGCACGATCACCGCGTACAGGGCGGTGTCCTGGTCGGCGAGCCAGGGGTGGGTGAGGCTGCCGAGGCCCACTCCGGAGAGGGTCTTGTTGATCAGGCCGTCCGGCTGGTACATCGCCTGCCACACCAGCGCGGTGGCGGTGAGCGAGAAGACCACCGGCAGGAACAGGGCGGCCCGGTAGAAGCCGACCCCGCGGCGCTCCTGCTGGAGCAGCAGTGCCGCGCCGAGGCCGAGGACCGCCGACAGGCCGCCGAAGAGCGCGAGCCACAGCACCGTGTCGAGGATCGCGGTGTGGAAGACGGTGTCGTGGATCATCTCCCGGTAGTTGCCCAGGCCGATGAACTGCGGCGGGGAGATGCCGTCCCACTTGGTCAGCGACAGGTAGAAGCCCTGCAGGGCCGGCCAGAACACCCAGAAGCCCTCGGCGAGCAGCGGCACCAGGACGAAGGCGAGCACCACCGGGGGGACGCGGGTGGCCCGCTTGCGCCCGCCGCGGGAGGTGCGCCGGCCCGCGGCGGTCAGTACCGCCATCTCACTGGCTCCAGATCTTCTGTGCGTCGCGCTGCCAGGTGGTGAGGATCGAGTTGATCTCCTTGGGCTTGGCGAGGAACTTCGTCAGCGCGGTGTCCGCGGTGGGCTGCAGGGCGTCGCTGGAGTCGCGGTTGAAGAACTGGGTGATGTCGGGCGCGTTCTCTATCAGCGCGCGGCCCTTCTTCACCAGCGGGGTGCCGGAGTCCTTGGCCTTGGGGTTGACCGGGATGGAGATGCCGGACGACCCCTTGAGGTAGGTCTCCTGTGCCTCGACGGTGGCCAGCCAGCTCATCAGCTGCTTCACCTCGTCCTTGTGCTTGGTGTGCGCGCTGGCGAAGTAGCCGTCGGTGGGGCCCTCTTCGGCGAGCGGGACCTTGGGGTCGATCACCGGGAAGCGGAAGAAGTCGAGGTCGCCGACCTGGTCCTTGGGGGCGGCGTCGGCGAAGAAGGTGCCGATCAGCATCATGCCGGTGCGGTTGTTGAGCAGTGCGGTGGTGGCGTCCTGGAAGGCGAGCGCGGTGCCGTTGGGGTCGAAGTACGGCAGCGCCTCGGTCCACTTGTCGAAGACCTTGTGCACCTCGGGGTCGTCGAAGCGGTGCTTTCCGGCCAGCAGGTCGCGGTGGTACTGGGCGCCGTTGATCCGGATGTTGAGGTAGTCGAACCACGCGGAGGCGACCCAGGCGGTGCCGCTGCCGGCGCCGAGGCCGATCGGGGTGACGCCCTTGGACTTCAGGGTGTCGCACAGCGCCATGAACTCGTCCCAGGTCGTGGGCTCCTGGACGCCCCAGCGCGCGAAGTTGGACTTCTTGTAGAACACGCCCCACCAGTTGTAGCTGGCGGGCACGAACACCTTGGCGCCGGCCGAGTCGGTGCAGAGCTTCTTCTGCGCGTCGGAGTAGCCGGCCAGTTCACCGGTGGTCCAGATGTCGCTGACGTCCAGCAGCAGGTTCTTCTTGGCGTACGTGTCCGCGACCGAGCCGGGGTACCAGGTGAGCAGGTCCGGCGGGTTGGCGGAGGTGAGGTACGTCGGCAGCTGGGTCCGGAAGGTCTCCGAGGCGACGGTGTTGAGCTTCGCCTTGGGGCCGCCGCGCTTGTTGAAGGCGGCCACCAGGTTCTCCATCGCGGACTTCGCCTGCGGCGAGGAGAGGTTGGACTGCACGCTGACCGTGCCGCTGGACTGGCTGCTGCTGCCGCCGGACGAGCTGGACGTGACGCAGCCGCTCATCAGGGCGGCGGCTCCGAGGGCGCCGGCGCCGGCCAGGAACTGACGGCGGTTCGTCGGTGAGATGTTCGCGGTGTTCATGTGACTCCCTTGTCGGCTGCTACAGACTGGCGGGCCGCGGGCGCGGCGTCAAGATTAATTCGTAATTTATTGAGTAACGGATCGCGCGGTGGGCCCCGGGGTGCCCGTCGCGGACACCCCGGGGAGCGTTCAGACCGGGAACGGACCGGTCACAGGGAGCTCTGCCGGACCACGCCGGCGACGCCGCGGGCGACCGCGAGCACCTGGCCGCCGGGACCGGCGGTGGCGCCCAGCGCGCCGTCGAAGGCGCCACTGACGAAGGCGCTGCGCGGGAACCAGCCGCCCCAGCTGTCGGCCGCGCTGTCGTAGGTCCGCTGCCAGAGCGTGTAGTCCGAGGCGCGGGCGAGCAGTTGCACGGTGCCGCCGGTGGTGACCAGCGTCGGACTGCCCCCGATGGTGCCGCCGAGCGAGGTCCACTGCGACCAGGTGCCGGAGGCGTCCCGTACCCGGCTCCACACCGCGTCGTCCGCGGCGCGCACCGCGACATGGACCCGGCCGGCCGCGTCGGTGACCGCCGACGGGCGGCCGTAGAGCGCGGGCCCGGCGGGAGCGCCGATCGAGGTCCAGCCGCCGCTCGCACCCCGGCTGGTCACCGTGCCGTCGGCGCCGGTGGCGAAGAGCGTCCAGGCGCCGGGGCCCTGGTACGCGGCGGTGGGCGCGTCGGCGAGCTTTCCGCCGAGATCCTGCCAGCGGCCCCAGTGACCGCCGGTGAGACTGCGCAGGTAGGCGTGGCCGTCCGTGCCGCGCACGAAGACGTCGATCCGGCCGCCGGCCGAGGCGTAGGCGGCGGGCTGGCCGAGGAAACGGCCGCCGGTCGGGCCGCCGAGGTCGGTGGCGCGCCCGGTCCACTGCCCGCTCCGGCCGGTCTGTTCACGCAGGTGGCCGGCCGCGTCCCGGGTGAAGGCGGTGAGCCGGTCGCCGTCGCGGACCAGCGCCGGGTCGGCGCTCGCGGCGGGGCCGCCGAGCTTGACGCCGGGGGCGTCGTCGGTGCCGGTCAGGCCGAGCATGACGGTGCCGTGTGCGGGGACGGTCACCGTGTAGCCGCCGGTGTGCGTGCCCTTGCCGGCGCGCTCGCGCAGGTCGCGTACCGCCACCTTGCCGGTGAGCCCGGCCTGCGCGAAGGTCAGCGTCCGCTGGGCCGGCTGGTCGGAGCGGTTGAGCAGCACCACCGCGCGCCGGCCGGCGCCCTGGAGGACCTTGCTGTACGTGTCACCGGTCGCGTCGGTGGCCACCCGTACGCCCTGGATGCCGAGCGGGTCCTGGTCGACGGCGAGGATCTCCGGGTTGCGCAGGGTGTCGAGCATCGCCTTCGGCAGCGTGCGCGGGTCGGAGCCGATGACCAGCGGCGAGGCCATCTCGGCCCACATCACCAGCTGGGTGGTGGACTCCTCCTGGTTCAACTCGTAGGAGCCGTCGGGGAGTGTGCGCATCGGGATGAGGTAGTCGGGGTCGTTGAAGTGGCCGGGGCCCTGGGCCTCGGGGTGCCAGGCGTTGGCGTCCATGTTCCGCAGCACATTGGGGAACTCGCCCGGGGTGGGCGAGCCGTACGCGATGTCGGTGCCGGTGCGCCAGGAGTCGGCGGTGGTCGGCCCGTAGACGTAGGTGTTGTGCGCGTCCTGCTCGGGGGTGTGCGGCAGGCCCCAGTCGTCGGTGAGCGGGTTGCAGAGGTTGAGCAGCATCGGGCGGCCGGAGGCGGCGACCGCGTCGCTGAACTGCTTGAAGGCGGGCCCGGGGTCGAGTTTCTCGCCGATGCCGCAGAGGAAGTCGACCTTGATCGCGTCGATCTTCCAGCTCGCGAACTCGTCGGCGTCCTGCTGGTAATGGCCCCGGCTGCCCAGCCCGCAGCTGGCCGGGTCGTAGTCACCCGCGTCGGTGTAGATGCCGGCCT
Protein-coding regions in this window:
- a CDS encoding carbohydrate ABC transporter permease produces the protein MAVLTAAGRRTSRGGRKRATRVPPVVLAFVLVPLLAEGFWVFWPALQGFYLSLTKWDGISPPQFIGLGNYREMIHDTVFHTAILDTVLWLALFGGLSAVLGLGAALLLQQERRGVGFYRAALFLPVVFSLTATALVWQAMYQPDGLINKTLSGVGLGSLTHPWLADQDTALYAVIVPALWRQIGYVMVLYLAGLKGIDPALYEAAKVDGASKWQQLRHITLPQLRSVNAVVLSVIIIDSLRSFDVVWALTRGGPYHSSELLSTYMYSTAFQSLRLGYGSALAVVIFVLAFGVIASYLVRAFKEAD
- a CDS encoding SDR family NAD(P)-dependent oxidoreductase, with product MNVTAARFTGRVAVVTGAASGIGAATAQRLAAEGAAVVLADVAEQSGEAVAAGIRAGGGRAAFVTADVSSPQAWDRVAAAAHTFGPVGVLVSNAYTVDVTPAGEMTLASWERQLAVNLTGGFLGFKTLLPDLRANEGAVVLTSSVHAHKGIPGHPAYAASKGALLSLSGQLAVEYGPEVRVNAVLPGPILTAAWDRVPQEDRDKSVAETAAGRFGRPDEAAAAIAFLASPEASYITGSSLLVDGGWSVVKASA
- a CDS encoding FadR/GntR family transcriptional regulator; amino-acid sequence: MTPYARRGVHGQTVETLARRVLSGEIAEGATLDLVALQSELDVSLTALRESLKVLAAKGMVDARQKRGTFVRPRADWNLLDADVLRWQFAGGTGAGADLALLRNLGEVRGIIEPAAIRLAALRRTDTDLTALDAALTAMGEQDGGPAHAVEADLAFHRALLAATHNELLERMEMVIESGLAHRDEIVHSSPHGEDPVPSHRAVLDAVRDQDPDAAEAAMRALLEQAVRDLDLVHGTDATVEGAR
- the dgoD gene encoding galactonate dehydratase; the protein is MKIVRIETFLVPPRWLFCRIETDDGVVGWGEPVVEGRAEVVRAAVEVLSEHLIGQDPLRIQDHWQVLTKAGFYRGGPVLSSAVAGLDHALWDIAGKAYGAPVHALLGGPVRDAVRVYAWVGGDEPARLTEEIAAQIEAGFTAVKMNAAGRTDPLTSPAGTAAVVDRVAAAREVLGQDRDVAVDFHGRFSPAGARRVLHAIAPLHPLFVEEPLLPEYGHLTASLAASTPVPLATGERLYGRAEFLPVLSAGIAVAQPDLSHAGGITEVTRIAALAETFGAQLAPHCPLGPISLAASLQVAFCTPNFLIQEQSLGIHYNKEADLLSYLVDTEPFRFVDGHARRTALPGLGITVDEAAVRAADRAGHAWRNPVWRHPDGSFAEW
- a CDS encoding alpha-galactosidase is translated as MTIAPQEFPAGPWLLRTEHTVYAVRLADGGRWAELAAWGPHGAETGPPVLPATRRTHFITPADAAPAEYLPYGLRPFTGADLTVRRPGGERGLWWTFTGAGGDEDRTLRLEFTDEPTGLRVALHYAAVPGTDVILRWAEFTNLGAEELHLENLDSAAVNVPVRAGARLTYLAGQWAQEFQRHQLDLVRGRFEMASTQGTPGHAYAPWLAVQDAAETDGPAYGLALEWSGNWHITTDAEPGGAVRIRAGRVPHEGAVLLRPGGALTTPRLACAFSPGGLDGLSRVWHRYERQLAGDRLHRTRKVLYNSWEATGFDVQAGAQLELARIAAGMGVELFVVDDGWFTGRLDEKGGLGDWQPDPAAFPAGFDDFIAQVRATGMDFGLWVEPEAVSPASRLYAEHPDWVYRTEGRTATLVREQLLLDLGRPDVQDFVIGTLDTLLGGHDISYLKWDMNRPPTERGRPGAGPAGEQDLDAAHVAGYLRVLDHLRARHPQVTVEGCAGGGARIEHATLARTDVVWPSDNTAPLDRLAIQYGYLHAHAPHTMSSWVTDAPGVFDPRPRSLAFRFVLAAAGVLGIGADLRHWSAGQRAEAAAWVARYKHLREVIHHGQARLLGAPTDATCGVQYDAPGGGRTVVAAWSTGRLDGAPLVPGRPARLRLRGLDPAARYRDTATGTEYSGAHLLHYGLPLAWTATYDADLIELLDPTGR
- a CDS encoding ABC transporter substrate-binding protein, giving the protein MNTANISPTNRRQFLAGAGALGAAALMSGCVTSSSSGGSSSQSSGTVSVQSNLSSPQAKSAMENLVAAFNKRGGPKAKLNTVASETFRTQLPTYLTSANPPDLLTWYPGSVADTYAKKNLLLDVSDIWTTGELAGYSDAQKKLCTDSAGAKVFVPASYNWWGVFYKKSNFARWGVQEPTTWDEFMALCDTLKSKGVTPIGLGAGSGTAWVASAWFDYLNIRINGAQYHRDLLAGKHRFDDPEVHKVFDKWTEALPYFDPNGTALAFQDATTALLNNRTGMMLIGTFFADAAPKDQVGDLDFFRFPVIDPKVPLAEEGPTDGYFASAHTKHKDEVKQLMSWLATVEAQETYLKGSSGISIPVNPKAKDSGTPLVKKGRALIENAPDITQFFNRDSSDALQPTADTALTKFLAKPKEINSILTTWQRDAQKIWSQ
- a CDS encoding carbohydrate ABC transporter permease encodes the protein MSVTHAAAPAAEQGADTRPAPPRTTRGRRRVWGTVAFHTSAGLISALWLVPIAVVLITATRSFDDIAGHGLGSAPHSFTLGGFRQAWVDGGQQQALINSLLVSVPTVLVSLLLASMAAFALSRYDVPLRRVLLLLMLSGNLLPPQILLIPVSKLSEHLGIYDSLYALIGVQVGFGVGFYVFVLHGFMRAIPPEIQQAAVIDGAGPWQIYTRIILPLARPALAALTALAFTWIFNDLLWAITVLRSDTKMPITASLLGLQGQYVSQWNVIAAGSVIAAAPTVLVFLRFQRHFVAGLNLGAVK
- a CDS encoding glycoside hydrolase family 27 protein → MVRARRAAAAVGAAALLALAVPGAAQAADRHPAGHGDAGVPAYYDSGLAPTPAMGWNTYYGLGAPTETQVKSVADFLVSSGLRGSGYDIVWLDGGWQADNPRDAQGRLTANPERFPSGIPALVDYLHHRGLKAGIYTDAGDYDPASCGLGSRGHYQQDADEFASWKIDAIKVDFLCGIGEKLDPGPAFKQFSDAVAASGRPMLLNLCNPLTDDWGLPHTPEQDAHNTYVYGPTTADSWRTGTDIAYGSPTPGEFPNVLRNMDANAWHPEAQGPGHFNDPDYLIPMRTLPDGSYELNQEESTTQLVMWAEMASPLVIGSDPRTLPKAMLDTLRNPEILAVDQDPLGIQGVRVATDATGDTYSKVLQGAGRRAVVLLNRSDQPAQRTLTFAQAGLTGKVAVRDLRERAGKGTHTGGYTVTVPAHGTVMLGLTGTDDAPGVKLGGPAASADPALVRDGDRLTAFTRDAAGHLREQTGRSGQWTGRATDLGGPTGGRFLGQPAAYASAGGRIDVFVRGTDGHAYLRSLTGGHWGRWQDLGGKLADAPTAAYQGPGAWTLFATGADGTVTSRGASGGWTSIGAPAGPALYGRPSAVTDAAGRVHVAVRAADDAVWSRVRDASGTWSQWTSLGGTIGGSPTLVTTGGTVQLLARASDYTLWQRTYDSAADSWGGWFPRSAFVSGAFDGALGATAGPGGQVLAVARGVAGVVRQSSL